In Candidatus Methylacidithermus pantelleriae, the following proteins share a genomic window:
- a CDS encoding efflux RND transporter periplasmic adaptor subunit: MKDFPSEDLEPPNSQSNHRGAFALRKLQKRLRSFSLRAQAWGKALREEGWEAVPLTAKVLTVVLALVLLAWFLYESLWVTTNDAYVTGNVAPVKAQTSGTVVEVRYEDTQFVRKGEVVVRLDGLKQKVALERAISELGNAVRKVENLFSQVESLRHKIASQKAELERLKYDLSLYRSGSQSGVISQQQAVDTQWKVQELEATIRQLEADLAGADAMVHGTSVYDNPLVTLAAAHVRDAYLDWVRRNVVAPVSGYVAKRTVQPGDQISPEKLLMTIVPLDYVWVVANYRETELRRVRPGQPASVVVDLQGRRITYHGIVEGLLPGTGSVFSLLPPDNATGNYIHVVERLGVRIRLDRKELEKHPLQLGLSVVARIWTWGKDHSVLEPLTQIPPDVYHNDYHSRWYEEELEGADRVIQETIERNRRHPEKELQTLGSMP, translated from the coding sequence ATGAAGGACTTTCCTTCCGAAGACCTAGAGCCGCCTAATTCGCAGAGCAACCACAGGGGTGCCTTTGCGCTACGCAAACTTCAAAAGCGTCTTCGTTCCTTTTCCCTGCGGGCCCAAGCGTGGGGCAAGGCTCTAAGAGAGGAAGGATGGGAAGCCGTCCCCTTGACAGCCAAGGTCCTTACTGTTGTACTCGCGCTGGTTCTTCTAGCCTGGTTCCTCTACGAAAGCCTGTGGGTCACCACCAATGACGCCTACGTAACAGGAAACGTGGCCCCCGTCAAAGCCCAAACCAGCGGGACAGTGGTTGAAGTCCGCTACGAGGACACCCAATTCGTCCGCAAGGGGGAGGTCGTTGTACGGCTGGATGGGCTCAAACAAAAAGTGGCGTTAGAACGGGCAATATCCGAGCTAGGAAATGCAGTTCGCAAGGTTGAGAATCTTTTTAGCCAGGTAGAATCGTTGCGCCATAAGATTGCTTCCCAGAAAGCCGAATTGGAAAGGCTCAAATACGATTTGTCCCTGTACCGCAGTGGGAGCCAAAGCGGAGTCATTTCCCAACAACAGGCGGTGGACACCCAGTGGAAGGTGCAGGAACTAGAAGCTACGATCCGCCAGCTGGAAGCGGACCTGGCTGGCGCCGATGCCATGGTTCACGGCACATCGGTCTACGACAATCCCTTGGTGACCCTCGCTGCGGCTCACGTGAGAGACGCTTATCTGGATTGGGTTCGCCGCAACGTTGTCGCCCCCGTTTCGGGCTACGTGGCCAAACGGACCGTGCAACCAGGAGACCAGATCTCACCCGAAAAGCTCCTGATGACGATCGTCCCGTTGGACTACGTTTGGGTTGTGGCCAACTACCGGGAAACCGAGCTTCGCCGTGTCCGTCCCGGACAACCAGCGTCTGTTGTGGTTGATCTTCAGGGAAGGCGCATTACCTATCACGGAATAGTTGAAGGTCTTCTACCCGGAACGGGAAGCGTTTTTTCCCTTTTGCCTCCCGATAACGCCACAGGAAATTACATCCATGTTGTGGAGAGGTTAGGGGTGCGAATTCGACTAGATCGAAAAGAACTGGAAAAGCATCCGCTGCAACTAGGCCTTTCGGTGGTTGCGCGCATTTGGACATGGGGAAAAGACCATTCCGTGTTGGAACCACTCACGCAAATCCCTCCCGACGTTTACCATAATGATTATCACTCTCGCTGGTACGAGGAGGAGCTGGAAGGAGCCGATCGAGTCATTCAGGAAACCATTGAGAGGAATCGTCGTCA